The Brassica napus cultivar Da-Ae chromosome C7, Da-Ae, whole genome shotgun sequence genome has a segment encoding these proteins:
- the LOC106432987 gene encoding uncharacterized protein LOC106432987, whose translation MGSYPWGRTAYEVLIDYIKTLAPEGGSYTISGMTVALLIWAYESVACFGESFGRVVNNEDVPLLRWGGKRTRASFDNLLAAEIKEHGEVRGKRNEKKKKMKGGVSSEAEPPTRNQKKVKTQNESEAAAAGNGSSEKEGSKDLELENKATLTTIVNTLDNISKKFEKFDSRLEAYELDQNRPLMDQKTIDDRVKALLEERLKVLGVGKIPENNDNPSPPSADKSLSLASPVVQTQQKSVNSPALAATPGKVFGPKKNLAKELDKESGVKRTLDEEFGSVAKATDLESQPLDFVLISPAKATKDDKDARVPAYGRGCRGMRIVKGEEADEKKKAAHADAAFKRKEKAEAKKKVAEAKKKVAELMKKQEAEGKKKEVELKKKHEAELKKRKQAESKNKEVTPSGEDSVFADVTDEVVGGENEFALESDVEDQEVIRSAVVREYREKRVQLSPKGFALTAVSSPLVFPYVGDDGTTCMRKNVTPSSVIYDPLAPVDPVLLEKLMQHIKRIPPKPPAPADKPEVLSADHESDFYNILIHERPWPEKKYGWVFDNHVAAYMIVLIKRSMRNPTPFWSKRIAFIDVWWQSFLIHDFTQFKIKPSMVMFKGNGYEDMLKGKLLEHFPTNLKWYENVDHLYGCLQTGRNHWVAYHVDLKKEKIDCYDPIFGEATPESEQRILNSFKPLTHMILYMLNDHIPANVRRSSHSVGGAKDTLHKTPKLAIVGCLALGVTFDGINDNNIQGLRMKMAAEILDEGGNTVMSNLLAN comes from the exons ATGGGGTCGTATCCATGGGGTCGGACTGCATACGAAGTTCTCATTGACTATATTAAAACGTTGGCTCCAGAAGGAGGGTCATACACAATAAGCGGCATGACCGTCGCGTTATTGATTTGGGCATATGAATCCGTCGCCTGCTTTGGTGAGAGTTTTGGGAGGGTGGTGAATAATGAAGACGTTCCGCTTTTGCGATGGGGTGGAAAGCGTACACGTGCAAGTTTTGATAACTTGTTGGCTGCCGAAATCAAAGAGCATGGCGAG GTGCGG GGGAAGaggaatgagaagaagaagaaaatgaagggTGGAGTTTCGTCAGAAGCTGAGCCACCCACTAGGAATCAGAAGAAAGTTAAGACACAGAATGAGTCTGAAGCTGCTGCTGCGGGAAATGGCTCTAGCGAGAAGGAAGGTAGCAAAGATTTGGAGTTGGAGAACAAAGCGACTCTGACGACCATTGTGAATACTCTGGATAATATTTCCAAGAAATTTGAAAAGTTTGACTCACGGTTGGAAGCTTACGAGTTAGACCAGAACAGACCATTGATGGACCAAAAGACCATTGATGACAGGGTGAAAGCTTTACTGGAGGAGCGTCTGAAAGTTCTGGGAGTTGGAAAAATTCCCGAAAACAATGATAACCCCTCTCCACCATCAGCAGATAAATCTTTATCGTTGGCATCACCGGTGGTTCAAACGCAGCAGAAGTCTGTCAATAGTCCAGCGTTAGCTGCGACTCCTGGTAAGGTTTTTGGACCCAAGAAGAATTTGGCCAAGGAGCTTGATAAGGAATCAGGGGTGAAAAGGACTTTGGATGAGGAGTTTGGTAGTGTCGCTAAAGCTACTGATCTTGAGAGTCAACCTCTTGATTTCGTATTAATTTCTCCTGCAAAGGCTACTAAGGATGATAAGGATGCTAGGGTTCCAGCCTATGGACGCGGCTGCAGGGGCATGCGTATTGTTAAGGGTGAGGAAGccgatgagaagaaaaaagcaGCGCATGCAGATGCTGCGTttaagaggaaggagaaggctGAGGCTAAGAAAAAAGTGGCTGAGGCTAAGAAAAAAGTGGCTGAGTTAATGAAGAAACAAGAGGCTGAGGGTAAGAAAAAAGAGGTTGAGTTAAAGAAGAAACATGAGGCTGAGCTAAAGAAGCGAAAACAGGCTGAGTCAAAGAACAAAGAGGTGACTCCATCTGGAGAGGACAGTGTATTTGCTGATGTGACTGACGAAGTTGTTGGGGGAGAGAACGAATTTGCGCTGGAGTCTGATGTCGAGGATCAGGAAGTGATTAGATCTGCCGTAGTAAGGGAATATCGGGAGAAACGTGTTCAATTATCTCCAAAAGGGTTTGCATTGACGGCAGTTTCTTCACCACTAGTTTTTCCGTACGTTGGAGACGATGGAACAACGTGCATGAGGAAGAATGTTACTCCTTCATCAGTAATATATGACCCTCTAGCACCTGTTGATCCGGTGCTATTGGAAAAACTGATGCAACACATTAAGAGAATTCCACCCAAACCACCAGCACCAGCAGATAAACCAGAAGTCCTCTCAGCTGATCATGAGAGTGACTTCTACAACATACTCATCCATGAAAGACCGTGGCCGGAAAAGAAATATGGATGGGTGTTTGATAAT CATGTCGCTGCGTATATGATCGTCCTCATTAAAAGGTCTATGCGAAATCCAACCCCATTCTGGTCCAAGCGGATCGCCTTCATTGACGTTTGGTGGCAAAGTTTTTTGATTCACGATTTCACTCAGTTCAAGATAAAACCTAGTATGGTCATGTTCAAAGGCAATGGTTATGAAGATATGTTAAAGGGTAAACTTCTCGAACACTTTCCAACAAACTTGAAGTGGTATGAAAATGTGGATCACTTGTACGGATGTCTTCAAACCGGCAGAAATCACTGGGTTGCGTATCATGTGgatctgaagaaggagaagattgaTTGCTACGATCCAATCTTTGGAGAGGCAACACCCGAAAGTGAGCAGAGAATTCTAAATTCATTTAAACCGCTGACGCACATGATTCTGTATATGTTGAATGATCATATTCCCGCCAATGTCAGAAGAAGTTCTCATTCAGTAGGAGGAGCAAAAGATACACTCCACAAAACACCCAAATTGGCGATTGTGGGGTGTCTAGCGCTTGGCGTAACATTTGATGGGATAAACGATAACAATATTCAAGGTTTACGGATGAAGATGGCAGCAGAGATCCTCGATGAAGGAGGAAATACTGTGATGAGCAATTTGCTGGCTAATTGA
- the LOC125590360 gene encoding uncharacterized protein LOC125590360 — MAAKPLLKSGLRKAIGSGYNTRVWDESWLPTSPPRPPTGVSPIQKPNLLVHELVDRNSKNWNLDLLKALIVPEDIPLICSLRISKAFKVDSYCWVHTKSGMYSVKTGYDEMCRLTEELPTEYCSEPSITGLTQQVWVSKTVPKIKHFMW, encoded by the coding sequence ATGGCAGCAAAACCCCTCCTGAAGTCGGGGCTGAGAAAGGCGATAGGCTCTGGCTATAATACTAGAGTCTGGGATGAGTCATGGCTTCCCACAAGCCCCCCACGTCCGCCTACTGGGGTAAGCCCGATCCAAAAACCAAATTTACTCGTCCATGAGCTCGTCGATCGCAACTCCAAGAATTGGAACTTGGATTTGTTGAAAGCTTTGATTGTCCCAGAAGATATCCCATTGATATGTAGCCTGCGGATTAGTAAAGCTTTCAAGGTAGATAGCTACTGCTGGGTTCATACGAAATCCGGAATGTACTCCGTCAAAACTGGATATGATGAGATGTGTCGACTGACAGAGGAACTTCCTACAGAATACTGCTCAGAACCTAGCATTACCGGTTTAACTCAACAGGTGTGGGTGAGCAAAACTGTGCCAAAAATAAAGCACTTCATGTGGTAA